From a single Vibrio tubiashii genomic region:
- a CDS encoding ABC transporter ATP-binding protein, whose translation MSQQALVELNNICKYYSSGEAEVRALDGVELTINQGEFLSILGPSGSGKSTLMNMLGCLDKPTAGDYQLAGQNVANLSANELAGIRNQRIGFVFQSFNLLEYATALDNVALPLVYSGVKAKERRRRAAKLLEQVGLGDRLDHKPNQLSGGQKQRVAIARALVNDPQIILADEPTGALDSKSGAEIEALFNQLHAEGRTFIIVTHDNALAERTKRIITIKDGKVISDRKPIAQVA comes from the coding sequence ATGTCACAGCAAGCGCTCGTCGAGCTGAACAATATCTGCAAATACTATTCGAGCGGAGAAGCGGAAGTTCGCGCGCTTGATGGCGTAGAGCTGACTATTAATCAAGGTGAGTTTCTATCTATTTTAGGTCCGTCTGGCTCGGGTAAATCGACCCTGATGAATATGCTTGGCTGTTTAGATAAGCCGACAGCAGGTGACTATCAGTTAGCGGGTCAGAATGTGGCGAACTTAAGTGCTAATGAGCTTGCGGGGATTCGCAATCAAAGAATAGGCTTTGTTTTTCAGAGCTTTAATTTGCTCGAATACGCGACAGCACTCGACAATGTGGCGTTGCCTCTTGTTTATTCGGGCGTGAAAGCCAAAGAACGCCGAAGACGAGCAGCAAAATTGCTTGAACAAGTGGGACTGGGTGATCGCCTTGATCACAAGCCCAACCAATTATCAGGTGGTCAAAAGCAGAGGGTGGCGATTGCCAGAGCCTTAGTCAATGATCCGCAAATTATTCTCGCCGATGAACCGACTGGGGCGTTAGACTCAAAATCGGGTGCAGAGATTGAAGCCCTGTTTAATCAGCTTCATGCCGAGGGACGAACATTCATCATCGTGACACACGATAATGCACTGGCAGAACGCACCAAACGCATTATCACGATTAAAGATGGCAAAGTAATTTCTGACCGAAAACCTATTGCACAAGTTGCATGA
- a CDS encoding ABC transporter permease, protein MLLPMRQIFQEMAAEKLRLGLTILAVAWATLCIAAMLSVGEGIRQGVLRTAQNGNGNLIYLTGGMATVDYGAFHQGKFLTLKAQDADVVRALPEVKGVVPTARWNERISAGDRGSWQEPLAVTTEFALLTNLQPLAGGRWLNPLDQKEMRKVVVLGYSLAADLFNPVEDFSWFAAVTLQVNPVGKKVKIGSEEFTVVGVLKKNSAEIEQGDQINYSSFVPLATWQRFHANGEIAGINVEPKATADRKALAKTIRQVIARKHGASVNDEQVVQIEDMFLQQKSMQQFLIGLQSFLGIIGFVTLAVAGVGIANVMYATVKRSTRDIGVRMAVGATPTAIRLHYLVQSLMTMMLGGVLGLGVTYALVSALSAISLEGNVFYEQLGKPVPELSWIVVLVVITTLIIIGVASAWLPANRAAKVSPLEALQSE, encoded by the coding sequence ATGCTGTTACCAATGAGACAAATCTTCCAAGAGATGGCAGCAGAAAAACTCAGGTTGGGTCTGACAATTTTAGCGGTCGCATGGGCGACACTTTGTATCGCAGCGATGTTATCTGTTGGTGAAGGGATCCGTCAGGGTGTATTGAGAACCGCGCAAAATGGCAACGGTAATCTCATCTATCTGACTGGTGGTATGGCTACTGTCGATTACGGCGCTTTTCATCAAGGAAAGTTCCTAACCCTTAAAGCGCAAGATGCCGACGTGGTTCGCGCGTTACCCGAGGTGAAAGGGGTTGTACCCACTGCAAGATGGAATGAGCGTATTAGTGCTGGTGATCGAGGCTCATGGCAAGAGCCGTTAGCGGTGACGACGGAATTTGCTTTGCTGACAAATTTGCAACCTTTAGCTGGTGGTCGCTGGCTCAACCCTCTCGATCAAAAAGAGATGCGTAAAGTCGTGGTTTTAGGTTACTCGTTAGCGGCTGATCTATTTAATCCTGTAGAAGACTTTAGTTGGTTCGCGGCAGTCACACTGCAAGTCAATCCGGTGGGGAAAAAGGTCAAGATTGGCAGTGAAGAGTTTACGGTTGTTGGGGTACTGAAAAAGAACAGCGCTGAAATTGAGCAGGGCGACCAAATCAATTACTCAAGCTTTGTTCCACTGGCAACTTGGCAGCGTTTTCACGCCAACGGTGAAATTGCAGGTATCAATGTCGAGCCAAAAGCGACTGCAGATAGAAAGGCGTTGGCAAAGACGATTCGCCAAGTGATAGCACGTAAGCATGGCGCAAGCGTCAATGATGAGCAGGTTGTACAAATCGAAGATATGTTCCTGCAACAGAAAAGCATGCAGCAGTTCCTAATTGGTTTGCAGAGTTTCCTTGGCATTATTGGTTTTGTCACGCTCGCTGTAGCGGGGGTAGGCATTGCCAACGTTATGTACGCGACAGTGAAACGCTCGACCCGTGATATCGGAGTGAGAATGGCGGTTGGAGCAACCCCGACCGCGATACGCTTGCACTATCTGGTGCAGTCACTCATGACCATGATGCTAGGGGGAGTGCTCGGTCTTGGTGTGACTTATGCGCTGGTATCCGCACTCAGTGCAATCAGCTTGGAAGGCAATGTGTTTTACGAGCAGCTAGGAAAACCGGTTCCTGAACTATCTTGGATTGTGGTGCTGGTGGTGATCACGACCTTAATCATTATTGGCGTTGCTTCAGCCTGGTTGCCAGCGAATCGAGCAGCGAAAGTCAGTCCGTTGGAGGCGTTACAAAGTGAGTAA
- a CDS encoding ABC transporter permease, with protein sequence MSSLLQQTWQTLMAHRLKSILAIIAIAWGVISVVVLIALGEGFYRHQTQSLSFMVNNVQIAFPSSTSKPWHGMPSRRKITIEQDKVDMLKQSGFVAQASTVYAKWDASVTNVRGQKLSGFVSGIDPSYFSLVQRKLESGSRNISPSDVINHTRVAVLGDQIAKMGNIKVGEQVKVNGIPFLVIGVIKDEDAGISFGDSRKVFVPQTTYLDLWDAKPWMLLLKPIEGMDSASFRQSLVTFFAKQLHFDPSDKEAINLPDFSEGGALITGIFRGIQIFLGASGAMTMAVGALGVANIMFLSVTERTREIGVRLAIGATQNSILGQFILEGLILVAVGTGLGLTISYALVSLLSTVTLPDWLGSPVITPDSIAWSLLVTLVLALLASYFPARRASRLTPVIALSARA encoded by the coding sequence ATGAGCAGTTTGTTACAGCAAACATGGCAAACCTTGATGGCACATAGGCTAAAAAGCATTTTAGCGATCATTGCCATTGCATGGGGAGTGATTTCTGTTGTTGTTTTGATTGCGCTCGGTGAAGGCTTCTATCGTCATCAAACTCAGTCATTGTCGTTTATGGTTAACAACGTGCAAATCGCTTTCCCTTCAAGTACCAGTAAGCCTTGGCACGGTATGCCCTCACGACGAAAAATTACTATTGAGCAAGACAAGGTCGATATGCTCAAACAGTCGGGTTTTGTCGCGCAAGCATCAACGGTGTACGCGAAGTGGGACGCCAGTGTAACCAACGTTAGAGGGCAGAAGTTATCTGGTTTTGTGAGTGGGATAGATCCGTCTTACTTTTCTTTAGTGCAGCGTAAGCTTGAATCTGGCTCGCGCAACATCTCGCCGAGTGATGTCATTAACCATACGCGAGTGGCTGTTCTCGGTGACCAAATTGCCAAAATGGGTAACATCAAGGTCGGCGAACAGGTCAAAGTCAACGGTATTCCTTTCTTGGTCATAGGTGTTATTAAGGATGAAGATGCGGGGATTTCCTTTGGTGATAGCCGCAAGGTCTTTGTTCCGCAAACCACTTATCTCGATTTGTGGGATGCTAAACCGTGGATGTTGTTACTCAAACCTATTGAAGGTATGGATAGCGCGTCTTTCAGGCAAAGTTTAGTGACCTTCTTTGCCAAACAACTGCATTTTGACCCGAGCGATAAAGAGGCGATAAATCTGCCCGACTTCAGTGAGGGCGGCGCATTGATTACTGGGATTTTCCGCGGTATTCAGATCTTCCTTGGCGCGAGCGGGGCAATGACGATGGCCGTTGGGGCATTAGGCGTGGCTAACATTATGTTCCTATCTGTGACGGAAAGAACACGCGAGATAGGGGTTCGATTGGCGATTGGTGCAACGCAAAATTCGATATTGGGTCAGTTCATTCTCGAAGGGTTAATCTTAGTTGCCGTTGGGACAGGGCTTGGGTTAACCATCTCTTACGCGCTTGTGTCTTTGTTAAGTACAGTAACTTTACCTGATTGGCTTGGCTCGCCAGTGATTACGCCAGATTCAATTGCTTGGTCACTGTTAGTAACGCTTGTTTTGGCTCTGCTAGCCTCATACTTCCCTGCGAGGAGAGCGTCACGCTTGACTCCGGTTATCGCTTTGAGCGCGAGGGCTTAA
- a CDS encoding TolC family protein — protein sequence MAKLHLSKISVVLLATTLSLPSYAISIEQAWQQAKQSDPNYEKAKIGVQLGETGISSSRSSLLPSLSADASANWNETTHKTNSYGANLSQTIWDSSLWSDLDRAEANLLKAQLELSQTHNELAQKLLTSYLDMASAQGDLVLAQNKLEEGAKLLKIIEKRYKAGKVKSIDVEEIRATQVSEKAAILKAQAQLQSKKAELAALINQMPEEVDQVRTDLLVQPPMLVDSQEQWLKLAKDSSPELLVAMQNVKASEFAKDSAQGGYYPTVKGKLGYSDDDRRSSGEFNARITLSVPIDLNGATRAKVDEASLNILSAKQDLRRVEIDIQKRIIQRFTQVDINWSQVLMADELVESRAKVLRSKEKLYDAGLLEVSEVINAHNSLFDAKNSLQTNLYNYWRQRVGLLQTAGKLDDSTMALISQAFDS from the coding sequence ATGGCTAAGTTGCACCTATCTAAAATCAGTGTTGTGTTACTGGCAACAACCCTCAGTTTGCCGAGTTACGCGATATCTATTGAACAGGCATGGCAACAAGCAAAGCAGAGCGATCCTAATTACGAAAAAGCCAAGATAGGTGTTCAGTTAGGTGAAACGGGCATTTCATCCAGCCGTAGTTCGCTACTGCCTTCTTTAAGTGCCGATGCTTCTGCTAATTGGAACGAAACGACACACAAGACCAACAGCTATGGTGCCAACCTTTCCCAAACCATTTGGGATAGCAGCTTGTGGTCAGATTTAGACCGAGCAGAAGCAAACTTACTAAAAGCCCAATTAGAGCTGTCTCAAACACACAATGAATTGGCGCAAAAACTACTTACTAGTTATCTTGATATGGCCAGTGCTCAGGGGGACCTTGTATTGGCGCAAAACAAACTAGAAGAAGGGGCTAAGTTACTTAAGATCATCGAGAAACGATACAAAGCGGGCAAAGTGAAATCCATTGATGTGGAAGAAATTAGAGCCACTCAAGTTTCGGAAAAAGCTGCGATTCTCAAGGCTCAAGCTCAGTTACAAAGTAAAAAAGCAGAACTTGCCGCACTGATCAATCAGATGCCTGAAGAGGTAGACCAAGTCCGAACAGACTTGCTTGTTCAGCCACCAATGTTAGTCGATTCTCAAGAACAGTGGCTCAAGCTAGCCAAAGACAGTAGCCCAGAGTTATTGGTTGCCATGCAGAATGTGAAAGCGAGTGAATTTGCTAAAGACTCTGCTCAAGGGGGGTATTACCCGACGGTTAAAGGCAAGCTAGGCTACAGCGATGACGATAGACGCTCAAGCGGTGAATTCAATGCCAGGATTACACTCAGTGTGCCGATTGATCTTAATGGGGCGACGCGCGCTAAAGTTGATGAAGCATCGCTTAATATCTTAAGTGCCAAACAAGATTTGCGTCGAGTAGAAATAGATATCCAGAAACGCATCATACAGCGCTTTACTCAGGTTGATATCAACTGGAGTCAGGTATTGATGGCGGATGAACTGGTTGAATCACGAGCTAAGGTGCTGCGCAGTAAAGAGAAGCTCTATGATGCAGGCCTTCTTGAAGTGTCGGAAGTGATCAATGCGCACAACAGTCTGTTCGATGCAAAGAATAGCCTGCAAACCAACCTATATAACTACTGGCGTCAGAGAGTCGGACTACTGCAAACTGCTGGTAAGTTAGATGACAGCACTATGGCTTTGATTTCTCAGGCTTTTGATTCATGA
- a CDS encoding efflux RND transporter periplasmic adaptor subunit: MAKRWLLSAIGVALLGGGAYFYLQSSSEPQAFPMLAVAKGTIEKQAVAVGKIVPAHSVSIKSQIDGIVGEIYAQVGEKVKQGQPLIKVRPNPTPKALTDASTELMRSEADLESAKQKLANLESLVKQDIIPRNYDEYVTARSVVKSAKANVLQKRQNLELIRSGEASIGNARLTSTIYAPIDGTVLNRKVEVGEPIISTESSQAATEMMSLADMKSLIFKGSVSEHDAAQLSPGMPVILTVAPYPEVEIEGVLTKVAIQSENLNSPGSTTAKSFDNGFGVEVGELKIPQDIMLRSGFSSTAQITLKKSENVLTLPERVLQFEGDTPNVLIPDNSEQGFHKQKVKLGLSDGINVEVLDGVELDEEIIDNSMMMGAAHG, encoded by the coding sequence ATGGCTAAACGTTGGCTTTTATCTGCTATCGGTGTCGCATTGCTAGGTGGCGGCGCGTATTTTTATCTGCAATCTTCTTCTGAGCCACAAGCCTTTCCTATGCTGGCAGTCGCAAAAGGAACCATTGAGAAACAGGCGGTTGCGGTAGGTAAAATCGTTCCGGCACACTCAGTTTCGATAAAGTCACAAATTGATGGGATTGTTGGAGAAATCTACGCGCAAGTGGGTGAGAAAGTAAAACAGGGACAGCCTCTGATCAAAGTACGCCCAAACCCAACACCTAAAGCCCTGACTGATGCCTCAACCGAATTAATGCGTAGCGAAGCGGACCTTGAGTCGGCAAAGCAAAAACTCGCCAACTTAGAGAGCTTGGTTAAGCAAGATATTATTCCACGTAATTACGATGAATATGTTACCGCGCGTTCGGTCGTTAAGTCAGCTAAAGCCAATGTGTTACAGAAACGCCAAAACCTTGAGCTGATCCGAAGTGGTGAGGCTTCAATAGGTAATGCTCGTTTAACCTCCACCATCTATGCTCCGATTGACGGCACTGTGCTGAATCGAAAAGTAGAAGTCGGTGAGCCAATTATTTCCACCGAATCTAGCCAAGCTGCGACCGAGATGATGTCACTGGCAGACATGAAAAGTCTGATTTTCAAAGGCAGTGTCAGTGAGCATGATGCGGCTCAGCTGTCACCGGGTATGCCTGTGATTCTTACGGTAGCGCCATACCCTGAAGTTGAAATCGAAGGTGTGCTGACTAAGGTGGCGATCCAGTCAGAAAACCTTAATTCTCCGGGTTCGACTACGGCCAAGAGTTTCGATAATGGCTTCGGGGTAGAAGTCGGTGAACTGAAAATTCCTCAAGATATAATGCTGCGTTCAGGGTTCTCTTCAACCGCACAAATCACGCTTAAAAAGTCGGAAAACGTACTGACGCTACCAGAGCGTGTACTTCAGTTTGAGGGTGATACACCCAATGTTCTGATTCCTGATAACTCGGAGCAAGGTTTCCATAAACAGAAAGTGAAATTAGGTCTTTCAGACGGCATAAATGTGGAAGTGCTCGATGGCGTTGAACTGGATGAAGAGATCATTGATAACAGCATGATGATGGGGGCTGCCCATGGCTAA
- the copI gene encoding copper-resistant cuproprotein CopI has protein sequence MKKTFALITTALVSSYAFAQMDHSMMNHGDMDHGQMMAMDHSNMDHSNMMNMEGMSDVGMPATGAKPDKVVHVVLSDDMTIRFKKEVKIEPNDVVQFVVMNTGKIDHEFSIGSAKEQLEHREMMKTMAGHAHDSGSTVTVEPGKAKQLLWHFHGDNKVEFACNIPGHAEAGMVKSATL, from the coding sequence ATGAAAAAGACATTCGCATTGATCACAACAGCCTTGGTTAGTTCATACGCTTTCGCTCAGATGGACCATTCGATGATGAATCATGGAGATATGGATCATGGTCAGATGATGGCAATGGATCACTCCAACATGGATCATTCAAACATGATGAATATGGAAGGCATGTCAGACGTTGGTATGCCTGCGACAGGCGCAAAACCTGACAAGGTCGTCCACGTTGTTCTCAGCGATGATATGACTATTCGTTTTAAGAAAGAGGTCAAGATTGAGCCTAATGATGTGGTCCAGTTTGTGGTGATGAATACAGGCAAGATAGATCATGAGTTTTCAATTGGGTCAGCAAAAGAGCAGCTCGAACACCGCGAGATGATGAAAACGATGGCGGGTCATGCTCATGATTCTGGCAGCACAGTGACTGTAGAACCAGGCAAAGCCAAACAGTTACTTTGGCATTTCCATGGTGACAATAAGGTGGAATTTGCCTGTAACATTCCGGGACACGCTGAAGCTGGCATGGTAAAAAGCGCCACTTTATAG
- a CDS encoding efflux RND transporter permease subunit, with product MISAIIRWSISNRFLVLVATLALTLGGLYSLKNTPVDAIPDLSDVQVIIKTSYPGQAPQVVEDQVTYPLTTAMLAVPGAETVRGYSFFGDSYVYIIFNDDTDMYWARSRVLEYLSQVAPNLPSGAKPTLGPDATGVGWVYSYVLQDKAGQHDLAELRSLQDWFLKYELQTVDGVSEVATVGGMVKQYQVQIDPAKLRAYNLTLQQVNKAIQQGNQETGASVIEVAEAEHMVRTTGYLSSVEDIQSLPLKVTDKGTPLLLGDIADINLGPQMRRGISEFNGEGEAVGGVIVMRFGENASEVITNVKAKLAELQRSLPPGVEIKATYDRSTLIDSAVENLWKKLAEEFIVVAIVCALFLFHIRSSLVIALSLPVGILSAFIVMHWQGINANIMSLGGIAIAIGAMVDGAIVMIENVHKHIERTPLNDNNRWEVIGKAAQEVGAPLFFSLLIITLSFVPVFALEGQEGKMFSPLAFTKTYAMAASAGLAITLVPVLMGYFIRGKVLPESKNPVNKALIALYRPLLNLSLTYPKAMIVLALGLLASAYYPMSKLGSEFIPPLDEGDLMYMPTTYPGISIGKARELLQQTNKLIKSVPEVETVWGKIGRAETATDPAPLTMIETVIQLKPKAQWREGITTESLRKEFDQLVQFPGLTNAWVMPIKTRIDMLATGIKTPIGIKIAGPDLEVIEQIGGELEPLLNQISGTASVYAERVAGGRYVTIDIKRRSAARYGLNIQDVQQVISTAIGGMNVGETIEGLERYPINVRYPQDYRDSVVKLKNLPLVTPNGARIALADVADIRYEDGPPMIKTENARPNGWVFVDIDGRDLGSYVNEAQAVVSEQLRLPAGYSLTWSGQYEYMERAKQRLSVVVPITIAIIMLLLYFSFRRVGEVLVIMCTLPLAMVGGLWLMHYLGYNFSIAVGVGFIALAGVAVEIGVIMLVYLNQAWHQRKLDAAQNLHSLHKDDLTDAIREGAGLRVRPVMMTVLTVIIGLVPIMYGDGTGSEVMQRIAAPMIGGMASALLLTLLVLPAIFKLWKQRELSKLSNDKQQASNQQLANK from the coding sequence ATGATTAGCGCGATTATTCGATGGTCGATCAGTAATCGTTTCTTAGTACTGGTCGCGACTTTAGCTTTAACCTTGGGCGGCCTTTATAGCCTGAAAAACACCCCAGTAGACGCTATCCCCGATCTTTCTGATGTTCAGGTGATCATCAAAACCAGCTATCCCGGTCAAGCGCCTCAGGTGGTGGAGGATCAAGTCACCTACCCACTGACAACTGCCATGCTTGCGGTACCCGGTGCAGAAACGGTACGGGGTTATTCATTCTTTGGCGATTCATACGTCTATATCATTTTTAACGATGATACAGATATGTATTGGGCGCGTTCACGGGTGCTGGAGTATCTCAGCCAGGTGGCGCCCAATCTTCCTTCTGGAGCGAAACCCACGCTCGGGCCTGACGCTACGGGAGTGGGGTGGGTATACAGCTATGTGCTGCAGGACAAAGCAGGTCAACATGATCTGGCTGAGCTGCGTTCGCTGCAAGATTGGTTCTTGAAGTATGAGTTACAAACCGTTGATGGCGTGTCTGAGGTTGCGACTGTTGGCGGTATGGTCAAACAGTATCAAGTACAAATTGATCCGGCCAAACTTCGTGCTTACAACCTGACGCTGCAACAAGTCAATAAGGCGATTCAGCAAGGCAACCAAGAAACGGGTGCTTCAGTCATCGAAGTGGCGGAAGCGGAACACATGGTACGTACCACAGGTTACCTATCGAGTGTTGAAGATATTCAATCCTTACCACTTAAAGTGACAGACAAAGGGACGCCTTTGCTACTCGGTGACATCGCAGATATTAACCTAGGCCCTCAAATGCGCCGAGGTATCTCTGAGTTTAATGGAGAGGGTGAAGCGGTTGGTGGCGTGATCGTGATGCGATTTGGTGAAAACGCCAGTGAAGTGATCACTAATGTCAAAGCCAAACTCGCAGAACTTCAGCGAAGTTTGCCTCCTGGCGTTGAGATTAAAGCGACCTATGATCGCTCGACATTGATTGATTCGGCGGTAGAGAATTTATGGAAAAAACTGGCAGAAGAGTTCATCGTCGTTGCGATTGTTTGTGCCTTGTTCCTGTTCCACATCCGCTCGTCACTGGTGATTGCGCTGAGCTTACCTGTGGGGATTTTGTCAGCCTTCATTGTGATGCATTGGCAGGGCATTAACGCCAACATCATGTCGTTGGGCGGTATTGCGATTGCGATTGGTGCAATGGTCGATGGGGCGATCGTGATGATCGAAAATGTCCATAAGCACATCGAGCGTACGCCTCTCAATGATAACAACCGATGGGAAGTAATAGGTAAGGCTGCGCAAGAGGTGGGGGCACCACTGTTCTTCTCGCTGCTGATCATTACCTTGAGCTTTGTTCCTGTGTTTGCGCTAGAAGGTCAAGAAGGCAAGATGTTCTCACCACTTGCGTTCACCAAAACCTATGCGATGGCGGCTTCAGCAGGCTTAGCGATTACGCTTGTGCCTGTACTGATGGGCTATTTCATTCGTGGCAAAGTGCTGCCAGAGAGCAAAAACCCAGTAAACAAGGCGCTCATTGCGCTTTATCGTCCGCTACTCAACTTAAGCTTAACTTATCCTAAAGCCATGATTGTATTGGCATTAGGTCTGCTTGCCTCTGCTTACTATCCAATGAGCAAACTCGGCAGTGAATTCATTCCGCCTCTAGATGAAGGTGACTTGATGTATATGCCGACCACCTATCCGGGGATCTCTATTGGTAAAGCGCGTGAGCTATTACAACAGACCAACAAGTTAATTAAGTCTGTACCTGAGGTTGAGACGGTATGGGGCAAGATTGGTCGGGCAGAAACTGCCACTGACCCGGCGCCGCTGACCATGATCGAGACTGTGATTCAACTTAAACCCAAAGCGCAATGGCGCGAAGGGATAACAACGGAGTCATTACGTAAAGAGTTTGATCAACTGGTTCAATTCCCTGGTTTAACCAATGCATGGGTCATGCCGATCAAAACGCGTATCGACATGTTGGCGACGGGGATTAAGACACCGATAGGCATTAAGATCGCTGGGCCTGACCTTGAGGTGATAGAGCAAATCGGTGGCGAGCTTGAACCGCTTCTAAATCAAATCAGTGGAACGGCGTCAGTCTACGCTGAGCGTGTCGCTGGTGGTCGTTACGTGACGATTGATATTAAGCGTCGCTCTGCTGCTCGTTATGGACTCAATATTCAGGATGTCCAACAAGTTATCTCTACGGCGATTGGCGGAATGAATGTTGGCGAGACAATTGAAGGGTTAGAGCGTTACCCAATCAATGTTCGTTACCCACAAGACTACCGTGATTCGGTGGTGAAACTGAAAAACCTCCCACTAGTAACACCTAATGGTGCGCGCATCGCGTTGGCGGATGTGGCTGACATTCGTTATGAAGATGGCCCTCCGATGATCAAAACCGAGAATGCTCGTCCAAACGGCTGGGTGTTTGTTGATATTGATGGTCGCGATTTAGGCTCTTACGTTAACGAAGCGCAGGCCGTTGTCAGTGAACAGCTCCGGCTACCTGCGGGTTACTCGCTCACTTGGTCTGGTCAATATGAATATATGGAACGTGCTAAGCAGCGCTTGAGCGTAGTGGTGCCAATCACCATTGCCATTATTATGTTGCTGCTTTACTTCAGCTTCCGCCGAGTAGGAGAAGTATTGGTCATTATGTGTACTCTGCCACTGGCGATGGTGGGTGGACTCTGGCTAATGCACTACTTAGGGTACAACTTTTCTATCGCGGTTGGTGTGGGTTTTATTGCTCTTGCTGGGGTTGCGGTAGAGATAGGCGTCATCATGCTGGTTTACCTCAATCAAGCTTGGCACCAACGTAAACTCGACGCCGCGCAAAACCTGCATTCGCTACACAAAGATGATTTGACGGACGCCATTCGTGAAGGTGCCGGACTTAGGGTTCGTCCGGTGATGATGACAGTACTAACAGTCATTATAGGTTTAGTGCCAATTATGTACGGCGATGGAACTGGCTCTGAAGTCATGCAACGTATCGCAGCGCCGATGATTGGCGGCATGGCATCAGCGCTATTGCTGACTCTGCTGGTACTGCCTGCAATCTTCAAGCTGTGGAAGCAAAGAGAGCTTTCAAAGCTATCTAATGACAAACAACAGGCTTCAAATCAACAACTTGCAAATAAATAA